The proteins below are encoded in one region of Pseudanabaena sp. BC1403:
- a CDS encoding quinone-dependent dihydroorotate dehydrogenase, which produces MLSVAYQYGVRPLLFSLDPEAAHHFAIATCRRISESPTLQAIAKSTFYYSDSRLSQTLWNLKFENPVGLAAGFDKNAEAIGAWEHLGFGFAEVGTITAHAQSGNPQPRLFRLPSDRAVLNRMGFNNRGAAATATDLKNYLQTHKLSIPLGINLGKSKITEIADAKLDYAESLRSLYDFGDYFVVNVSSPNTPNLRDLQATDQLCAILAELNPINTANKPILVKIAPDLNDADIVEVVKASQAYGVAGIIATNTTISRQNLTTTHLSITGKPVTEEAGGISGQPVRDRSLQVINLIWQTTQGSLPIIGVGGIFTAEDAWQKITAGAAIVQVYTGLIYEGPMIVKKILQGLVAKLEAHGLDNIQQAIGLSHK; this is translated from the coding sequence ATGTTAAGTGTTGCCTACCAATATGGGGTGCGCCCCCTGTTATTTTCACTCGATCCTGAAGCTGCTCATCATTTCGCGATCGCTACTTGTCGTCGCATTAGTGAGTCACCAACACTACAAGCGATCGCTAAGTCCACCTTTTACTATAGCGATTCGCGTCTATCACAAACCCTTTGGAACCTCAAGTTTGAGAATCCCGTCGGCTTAGCAGCAGGTTTTGATAAAAATGCGGAAGCGATTGGCGCATGGGAACATCTGGGATTTGGATTTGCAGAAGTGGGGACAATTACCGCCCATGCTCAGTCTGGCAATCCACAGCCACGTTTGTTTCGACTGCCCAGCGATCGCGCAGTTTTAAATCGGATGGGGTTCAATAATCGCGGTGCAGCAGCAACGGCGACTGATCTCAAAAATTATTTGCAAACCCATAAACTGAGTATTCCCCTTGGCATTAATCTTGGCAAATCCAAAATCACGGAGATAGCCGACGCAAAACTAGACTATGCCGAGAGTTTGCGATCACTGTACGATTTTGGTGATTATTTCGTAGTCAATGTCAGTTCCCCGAATACGCCCAATTTGCGCGATCTGCAAGCTACTGATCAGCTATGCGCGATCCTCGCTGAATTAAATCCGATTAATACAGCTAACAAACCGATTTTAGTAAAAATTGCCCCAGACTTAAATGATGCTGACATTGTGGAAGTCGTCAAAGCGAGTCAAGCCTATGGCGTAGCAGGAATTATCGCGACAAACACGACGATTTCACGGCAAAACTTAACGACTACGCATTTGTCTATTACTGGTAAACCTGTCACCGAGGAAGCAGGTGGAATTAGTGGTCAACCTGTACGCGATCGCTCTTTACAAGTAATCAATCTAATCTGGCAAACCACGCAAGGAAGTTTACCAATCATCGGTGTGGGCGGCATTTTCACGGCAGAAGATGCGTGGCAAAAGATTACGGCGGGTGCAGCGATCGTGCAGGTTTATACGGGCTTAATTTATGAGGGGCCAATGATCGTCAAGAAGATCTTGCAAGGTTTGGTTGCCAAGCTAGAAGCGCATGGCTTAGATAATATTCAACAAGCGATCGGGCTGTCTCACAAATAA
- a CDS encoding ABC-F family ATP-binding cassette domain-containing protein, which translates to MALFTLRSLRKDFGIKEILKDASFSLDEGDKVGLIGTNGSGKSTLLKMIAGLEHSDGGELWVNSSAKIIYLPQQPDLNEENTVLEQVFADSGEQMALVKEYEEISDKLTHGHGDQDRLLEQLSRVSERMDQTGAWDLETNAKIVLTKLGIDDLEAKIGSLSGGYRKRIAIASALLSAPDVLLMDEPTNHLDALSVEWLQSYLNRYRGALLLITHDRYFLDRVTNRIIEIDRGDLYSYSGNYSYYLEKKAEAEDSAQSTQRKHAGLLRRELEWLKKGPKARSTKQKARIDRAHDLQAMEFKQANAKVDITTAGRRIGKKVVELDRICKSYGDRTLIKDFSYNFTPEDRIGIIGSNGAGKSTLMNMIIGKLQPDAGTVEIGTTIHFGYFDQHSDDLAEHGNQRVIDYLKDVSELVKTSDGSIITASQMLERFLFPGNTQYAPINKLSGGEKRRLFLLKVLMAAPNVLILDEPTNDLDVQTLAVLEEYLEDFNGCVIVVSHDRYFLDRTVEMVFSFEPEGEVRLYPGNYSIYLEYKKDEAEKESNSAKLQANKVGKDQKSSNVTQSVTATSKPQTEPKKLSQLSYKEKREYEELEAKIPKLEAEKTQTEKKLYHNAPTGHTELQKLSDRLAELTVAIDKSTERWLELAERL; encoded by the coding sequence ATGGCACTTTTTACACTGCGATCGCTCCGCAAAGATTTTGGCATCAAGGAAATCCTCAAGGATGCTAGCTTTAGCCTTGATGAAGGCGACAAAGTGGGTTTAATCGGCACAAATGGGTCAGGAAAATCCACATTACTCAAAATGATTGCAGGGTTAGAGCATAGCGATGGCGGCGAGCTTTGGGTAAATTCCAGCGCCAAAATTATCTATTTACCGCAGCAACCTGATTTAAACGAAGAAAATACGGTCTTAGAACAAGTATTTGCCGATAGTGGCGAACAGATGGCTCTAGTCAAGGAATACGAAGAAATTTCCGATAAGCTAACTCATGGACATGGGGATCAAGATCGCTTGCTAGAGCAGTTATCACGAGTATCAGAACGAATGGATCAGACTGGTGCTTGGGATTTGGAGACCAATGCCAAAATTGTCTTGACTAAATTAGGAATTGACGATCTCGAAGCGAAAATTGGCAGTCTTTCGGGTGGATATCGCAAACGGATTGCGATCGCCTCAGCATTACTCTCTGCTCCTGACGTTCTTCTGATGGATGAGCCGACTAACCATCTTGACGCGCTCTCGGTGGAATGGTTACAGAGCTATCTCAATCGCTATCGTGGCGCATTATTGCTGATTACTCACGATCGCTATTTTCTAGATCGTGTTACCAATCGCATTATTGAAATTGATCGCGGCGATCTGTATTCCTATTCAGGCAACTATTCCTATTATTTAGAGAAAAAAGCTGAAGCGGAAGACTCGGCACAGAGTACACAACGCAAACATGCGGGACTATTGCGGCGGGAATTGGAATGGCTAAAAAAAGGGCCAAAGGCTCGTAGTACCAAACAAAAAGCTCGTATCGATCGCGCTCATGATTTGCAAGCAATGGAATTTAAACAAGCCAATGCTAAGGTCGATATCACTACCGCAGGGCGGCGCATTGGCAAAAAGGTTGTGGAACTGGATCGCATTTGCAAATCCTATGGCGATCGCACCCTGATCAAAGATTTTTCCTATAACTTCACGCCTGAAGATCGCATCGGCATTATTGGCAGCAATGGCGCAGGCAAATCCACGCTGATGAACATGATCATCGGCAAGTTGCAGCCCGATGCAGGCACTGTAGAAATTGGTACGACGATCCATTTCGGCTATTTCGATCAACATTCTGACGATCTGGCTGAACATGGTAATCAGCGCGTGATTGACTATCTCAAAGATGTCTCTGAACTAGTCAAGACATCGGATGGGAGCATCATTACTGCTTCGCAAATGTTAGAGCGGTTCCTCTTCCCTGGTAATACGCAATATGCTCCGATCAATAAACTTTCTGGCGGCGAAAAGCGGCGCTTATTTCTCCTTAAGGTCTTGATGGCGGCTCCGAATGTCTTGATCCTCGATGAACCGACTAATGACCTCGATGTGCAGACTCTCGCTGTATTAGAAGAATATCTTGAAGACTTTAATGGCTGTGTAATTGTCGTATCCCACGATCGCTATTTTCTTGATCGCACGGTCGAAATGGTATTTTCTTTTGAGCCAGAAGGTGAAGTTCGCTTATATCCTGGGAATTATTCTATTTATTTAGAATATAAAAAAGACGAAGCTGAGAAAGAATCTAATAGCGCAAAATTGCAAGCAAATAAAGTTGGTAAAGACCAGAAATCAAGTAACGTTACACAATCTGTGACTGCAACTTCTAAACCCCAAACTGAACCAAAAAAACTTTCACAACTCTCTTACAAAGAAAAACGCGAGTATGAGGAACTAGAAGCAAAAATCCCCAAACTGGAAGCAGAAAAGACCCAGACCGAGAAGAAGCTCTATCACAATGCGCCTACTGGTCATACGGAATTACAGAAACTTTCCGATCGTTTAGCAGAATTAACTGTGGCGATCGATAAATCTACTGAGCGTTGGCTAGAACTTGCCGAGCGTTTATAG
- a CDS encoding glycosyltransferase produces MRRLYFLLPGTTNKFACGGLWAELKTLELVKKVCAAEVVTYRQREKEHLWLDDLLDSDDTFRALDDAIFVMSWGFDVVKLAPKLKRLNAIYHAHSAGYDFNLPASVPIITVSRNTLGYWGQRSPHSLIYYLPNEISSKFQNQENSHWSDRDIDVLVQARKSSSYLMNQLIPALQKQCRVEVIDHYVEDLEGLFNRAKVYLYDSAEYWAVQNVTEGFGLQPMEALACGCQVFSSVNHGLSDYLDPAFNCYKIAGYSLEFDMHRILRVIQTNQKLSLSPTVLDEYRAENILMRLQVILEELNEFFDHKQLYQSNIPELDYWQVLKLRSLRIWTKILKRLQP; encoded by the coding sequence ATGAGAAGACTATACTTTTTGCTGCCAGGAACTACAAATAAATTTGCTTGCGGCGGGTTGTGGGCAGAGCTAAAAACCTTGGAATTAGTCAAAAAAGTTTGTGCTGCGGAAGTCGTCACCTATCGCCAGCGCGAAAAAGAGCATCTTTGGCTGGATGATTTATTGGATTCAGATGATACGTTTCGAGCTTTAGATGATGCAATTTTTGTGATGAGCTGGGGATTTGATGTTGTTAAACTTGCGCCAAAGTTAAAGCGTTTGAATGCGATTTATCACGCCCATAGCGCAGGTTATGACTTTAATTTACCAGCGAGCGTGCCGATTATTACGGTTAGTCGAAATACTCTCGGCTATTGGGGACAGCGATCGCCACATTCGTTAATTTATTATTTGCCAAACGAGATCTCCAGTAAGTTTCAAAATCAAGAAAATAGTCATTGGAGCGATCGCGATATTGATGTGCTGGTGCAGGCACGAAAATCCTCAAGTTATTTGATGAACCAATTAATTCCTGCTTTGCAAAAGCAATGTCGAGTAGAAGTAATTGATCATTATGTTGAAGATCTGGAAGGATTATTTAATCGTGCGAAGGTTTATCTCTACGACTCAGCAGAATATTGGGCTGTGCAGAATGTAACCGAAGGATTCGGCTTGCAGCCAATGGAAGCTCTGGCTTGTGGCTGTCAAGTTTTTTCTAGTGTCAATCATGGCTTATCTGATTATTTAGATCCTGCTTTCAACTGTTACAAGATTGCAGGATACTCACTAGAGTTTGATATGCATCGCATTCTTAGGGTAATTCAAACCAATCAAAAATTGTCTTTATCGCCAACTGTATTAGATGAATATCGTGCTGAAAATATCCTGATGCGGCTACAGGTAATTCTTGAAGAGCTAAACGAATTTTTTGATCACAAGCAGTTATATCAAAGCAATATTCCCGAATTAGATTATTGGCAAGTGCTGAAACTGCGATCGCTAAGAATATGGACAAAGATACTTAAACGTTTGCAGCCATAA
- a CDS encoding F0F1 ATP synthase subunit gamma → MANLKSIRDRIGTVKNTRKITEAMRLVAAAKVRRAQQQVLSTRPFADRLAQVLYRLQQRISFEDVSLPLLEKRPVKTVGLLVISGDRGLCGGYNSTIIRRAEARAKELKAQGLNYTFILVGRKAAQYFARREEPIAAKFVSLNQIPNAAEANAIGDEITSAFLGGVIDRVELIYTRFVSLISSRPVLQTLLPLEPQGLEPQDDEIFRLITRGGKFQVEREKREITVKELPKELLFEQNPEQILDALLPLYLSNQILRALQESVASELAARMTAMNNATENAGDLIKSLTLQYNKARQAAITQEILEVVGGAAALT, encoded by the coding sequence ATGGCTAACCTCAAATCCATCCGCGATCGCATCGGCACTGTTAAGAATACTCGCAAGATAACTGAAGCAATGCGTCTCGTCGCAGCCGCAAAGGTCAGACGCGCTCAGCAGCAAGTTTTGTCAACTCGTCCTTTTGCCGATCGCCTCGCTCAAGTCCTATATCGTCTCCAGCAACGCATCTCCTTTGAGGATGTCAGTCTGCCTTTACTCGAAAAACGTCCTGTTAAAACCGTTGGTCTTCTGGTGATTTCAGGCGATCGCGGCCTTTGTGGTGGCTATAACTCAACCATTATTCGCCGCGCTGAAGCCCGTGCTAAAGAGCTAAAAGCACAAGGTCTTAATTACACCTTTATTTTGGTCGGTCGTAAGGCGGCGCAATACTTTGCCCGTCGTGAGGAACCGATCGCCGCTAAGTTCGTTAGCTTAAACCAAATTCCTAATGCGGCCGAAGCTAATGCGATCGGTGATGAAATTACCTCAGCATTTTTGGGCGGTGTGATTGATCGCGTAGAGTTGATCTATACCCGTTTTGTATCCCTGATTAGCTCTCGTCCTGTTCTCCAAACTCTATTGCCCCTTGAGCCTCAAGGACTAGAGCCTCAAGACGATGAAATTTTCCGCCTAATTACTCGTGGTGGCAAATTCCAAGTCGAGCGCGAAAAAAGGGAAATTACCGTCAAGGAATTGCCGAAGGAATTGCTCTTTGAACAAAATCCTGAACAAATCCTTGATGCTTTGTTACCTCTGTATCTGAGCAATCAAATCCTGCGTGCTTTGCAAGAATCCGTAGCGAGCGAACTTGCCGCACGGATGACCGCAATGAACAATGCGACTGAAAATGCAGGCGACCTAATTAAGTCCCTGACTTTGCAGTACAACAAAGCCCGTCAAGCCGCGATTACTCAAGAAATTCTAGAAGTAGTTGGTGGCGCAGCCGCTCTAACTTAA